From one Gracilibacillus salinarum genomic stretch:
- a CDS encoding zf-HC2 domain-containing protein, translated as MNKCEIVKDLIPMYVEKLTSEDSNQFIEEHLHSCEECSRFLKNAEGDLPRDEFLDDEPDDRKLIKGVKRRINHMIIIAVLIGIVIGLVISLRIFSFWLVAIVTFLLFIYFLIYFMNRYYELKNKKEGKK; from the coding sequence ATGAATAAATGCGAAATTGTGAAGGATTTAATTCCGATGTATGTTGAAAAACTTACAAGTGAAGACAGCAATCAGTTTATTGAAGAGCATCTTCACTCTTGCGAAGAATGCAGCCGTTTTCTTAAAAATGCTGAAGGTGATCTACCTAGGGATGAATTCCTTGATGATGAACCGGATGACAGGAAGCTGATAAAAGGTGTGAAGCGTCGAATCAATCATATGATAATAATTGCTGTTTTAATCGGTATTGTTATTGGGCTAGTCATTTCCTTGCGAATCTTTAGTTTTTGGTTAGTTGCCATCGTCACATTTTTGCTATTTATCTACTTTTTGATTTATTTTATGAACAGGTATTACGAATTGAAAAATAAGAAGGAGGGTAAAAAATGA
- a CDS encoding aldo/keto reductase, with protein MMLNENYTLANGVEIPKLGLGTWMIENQGVAQAVVEAVKIGYRHIDTAQAYENESGVGEGIRACGVNREDLFITTKLAAEVKSYEEAVAAIDQSLETMGLDYLDMMIIHSPQPWMEFREEDRYFEGNREAWRALEEAYQAGKLRAIGVSNFEKEDLDNILQNCTVKPMVNQILAHISNTPQDLISYIQEQDILVEAYSPIAHGELFKNQQVLDIADKYGVSVPQLSIRYDLQLGLLPLPKTGNPAHMKNNADVDFIISDEDMEFLKNIERIKDYGEASVMPVFGGKLK; from the coding sequence ATGATGTTAAACGAAAATTATACACTGGCGAATGGTGTCGAGATTCCTAAATTAGGTCTTGGCACGTGGATGATCGAGAATCAGGGTGTTGCACAGGCGGTAGTGGAGGCTGTCAAAATCGGATATCGTCATATTGACACAGCGCAGGCATATGAGAACGAAAGTGGTGTCGGCGAAGGAATTAGAGCATGTGGTGTAAATAGAGAAGATCTGTTTATTACCACAAAGCTTGCTGCTGAGGTGAAATCCTATGAAGAAGCTGTTGCAGCAATTGATCAGTCATTGGAAACAATGGGACTTGATTATCTGGATATGATGATTATTCACAGTCCACAGCCATGGATGGAGTTCCGTGAAGAAGATCGTTATTTCGAAGGAAATCGTGAAGCGTGGAGAGCGCTTGAAGAAGCATACCAAGCAGGAAAACTTCGTGCTATCGGTGTTTCAAACTTTGAAAAAGAGGATCTGGATAACATTCTTCAAAACTGCACTGTCAAACCAATGGTCAATCAGATCTTGGCGCATATAAGTAACACGCCACAAGACTTGATCAGCTATATCCAGGAACAAGACATTCTTGTAGAAGCTTATTCTCCGATTGCCCATGGTGAACTGTTCAAAAATCAACAAGTATTAGACATTGCAGACAAATACGGTGTTTCCGTACCACAGTTAAGTATTCGATATGATTTACAACTGGGACTTCTTCCGTTACCTAAAACGGGCAATCCAGCGCACATGAAAAACAATGCCGATGTAGACTTTATTATTTCAGATGAGGATATGGAGTTCCTGAAAAATATTGAGCGTATTAAAGATTATGGTGAGGCTAGTGTAATGCCGGTATTTGGTGGAAAGCTGAAGTAA
- a CDS encoding nucleotidyltransferase substrate binding protein → MDEMKEIRWKQRFENFEKSFKLLEKYASMSISTELERAGIIQFFETTFELAWKLLKDYLEAEGLVAKSPRESIKQAFQAEIIEDGHLWMEALSKRSLTTHTYDQELAEKLVVEIQEQFLPILK, encoded by the coding sequence ATGGATGAAATGAAAGAAATTCGTTGGAAACAAAGATTTGAGAACTTCGAGAAATCCTTTAAGCTCTTAGAAAAATACGCTAGTATGAGCATTTCAACTGAATTAGAACGTGCAGGCATTATTCAATTTTTTGAGACTACTTTTGAATTGGCTTGGAAATTGTTGAAGGATTATTTGGAGGCGGAGGGCTTAGTTGCGAAAAGCCCAAGAGAATCGATTAAACAAGCATTTCAAGCTGAGATCATCGAGGATGGTCACCTATGGATGGAGGCATTATCCAAGCGGAGTTTAACAACACATACTTATGATCAAGAGTTGGCTGAGAAACTGGTTGTAGAAATACAAGAGCAATTTCTACCGATTCTGAAATAA
- a CDS encoding ABC transporter permease, with the protein MANHNHREVMPNQALRSLFSYKNMIKILAILAICAIFLLPIYRLIMLSFTSDGNLTFLNYTTILQDAATWQVVQNTVLVVAGSTVVSLIIGVSLAWLVAYTDIRAKRVMQIFIVLPFVIPSYITTLAWTQFLGTDGLYMKLASLPPFSVEPIDLYSLAGIIFVLGFSHYPLVYLLTVSVFRKIPRELELASRASGAKRSTTFRKVNMPLALPGIVSGGFLAFLANLDNFGIPAFLGIPAQINVLSTYIYQQVVGFGPSAFSRAATFSVLLGIVALIGTAIQWLFLRKSKRLETTIEDKQPRYFLGKRKWLVELIIWVLFFVTGVVPLISMGMTSLITAYGVDFTLQTISLENYQFILNTSSKAKEALGNSAMLAGVTAAVGIVIGTAIAYLRVRKPNFLSKFTEVSIGLPYALPGTVMALSMIFAWMEPVPGWNPGIYGSIMILFIAYITRFLILQVRGSITAVMQVDLSMEEAAHVSGAKGWSKWRKILLPLLIPGVLTGAFLVFLSALTELTVSSLLWSSNSETIGVVIFGFEQAGYTTYTTAFSSLIVLLIILGFIILYVSQSYWNRKVGKRT; encoded by the coding sequence ATGGCCAATCATAACCATAGAGAAGTAATGCCGAACCAGGCATTACGTTCTCTTTTTTCTTATAAAAACATGATCAAGATTTTAGCGATACTTGCCATTTGTGCAATTTTTCTATTACCGATTTATCGCTTAATCATGCTTAGCTTCACTTCGGATGGAAATCTAACTTTCTTAAATTACACGACCATTCTGCAGGATGCTGCCACATGGCAGGTCGTACAGAATACAGTATTGGTGGTTGCAGGATCTACAGTTGTTTCCCTAATTATTGGTGTTTCACTGGCATGGTTAGTAGCTTACACCGATATCAGAGCCAAACGGGTCATGCAGATTTTTATCGTACTCCCCTTTGTGATCCCGTCCTATATTACAACCTTAGCCTGGACACAATTTCTAGGAACGGACGGGCTGTACATGAAGCTTGCTTCTCTGCCCCCTTTCAGTGTGGAGCCTATTGATTTATACAGTCTGGCAGGCATCATTTTTGTGCTTGGTTTTTCCCATTATCCACTTGTTTATCTACTTACGGTCAGTGTCTTCCGCAAAATACCGCGAGAGCTTGAGTTAGCATCACGGGCTTCAGGTGCAAAACGATCGACCACCTTTCGAAAAGTAAACATGCCACTTGCCCTGCCCGGCATTGTCAGTGGCGGATTTCTTGCGTTTCTGGCAAACCTGGATAACTTCGGCATTCCAGCTTTTCTCGGTATACCAGCGCAAATAAATGTGTTAAGTACTTATATTTATCAGCAAGTAGTCGGCTTCGGTCCTTCTGCTTTCTCCAGAGCAGCAACCTTTTCCGTATTACTAGGAATTGTGGCATTAATCGGAACAGCAATTCAATGGCTGTTTTTACGAAAATCTAAACGGTTAGAAACAACAATCGAAGACAAGCAACCGCGTTATTTTCTTGGAAAAAGAAAGTGGCTGGTCGAACTGATCATCTGGGTCTTATTCTTCGTTACCGGTGTCGTCCCACTAATCTCAATGGGTATGACATCACTGATCACAGCGTATGGTGTTGATTTCACCTTACAAACTATCAGCTTAGAAAACTATCAATTTATCCTTAATACAAGCTCCAAAGCAAAGGAAGCACTTGGGAACAGCGCTATGCTCGCCGGTGTGACAGCTGCTGTCGGGATCGTGATCGGTACAGCTATTGCCTATCTTCGTGTACGAAAGCCAAATTTTTTAAGTAAGTTTACCGAGGTGTCGATTGGATTGCCATATGCACTGCCGGGAACAGTGATGGCCTTATCGATGATTTTCGCCTGGATGGAGCCTGTGCCTGGTTGGAACCCTGGCATTTACGGATCGATCATGATCCTTTTTATCGCTTATATCACGAGATTTTTAATTTTACAAGTTAGAGGAAGCATTACTGCCGTCATGCAGGTCGATCTGTCGATGGAAGAGGCGGCGCATGTGAGCGGAGCGAAGGGCTGGTCAAAGTGGCGCAAGATTCTGCTGCCACTGCTTATTCCGGGGGTACTAACTGGTGCTTTTCTCGTTTTTCTCAGTGCTTTAACCGAGCTCACTGTGTCTTCCTTACTTTGGTCGTCTAATTCAGAAACGATTGGCGTCGTGATCTTCGGCTTCGAACAGGCAGGTTACACTACTTATACCACCGCTTTTTCAAGTCTGATTGTGTTGTTGATTATCTTAGGCTTTATCATTTTATATGTATCACAGTCCTATTGGAACAGAAAGGTAGGGAAACGGACATGA
- a CDS encoding polysaccharide deacetylase family protein: MKSTSKRMMIFIGIILIIILVILFMTVFQKDQQKQNKEEIITHSKYEGVDIITDVAYDDTYRSATHYPIFNIAKLDDEIAAYVQKSEENFFTDLKDKDPKWLEKRPASFSLSFDIYPIQDNLYSIVFYKDTYSGGANMQQDSNVYLVDMEKGQFIKQNEIIDNTTENKDQLYEQLKQGFMQSEDYQDFFFEEELHKWLYDESNTFSNMYIEEDHLVFIFNEYQVTAGAAGRPVIRIPLNDIKGIISKEWKDKLKIEEDESEEQEKPTEPEEGDSEDNGDTTESEIPDDAKKVAITFDDGPHPENTLKILNILEEYEMKATFFMLGSRVDFYPDIAKEVAKRGHEIGNHTWHHKDLTTLGTTEIKEEVQSTADMIKKATGEAPTAFRPPYGAINDNVRSVVDQESTLWTIDTEDWKSHDPDAILEVVKDNIEDGSIILMHDIHSTTVEGFKKVAAYLKKEGYYTVTVSQLND; encoded by the coding sequence ATGAAATCGACATCTAAGAGAATGATGATTTTTATTGGTATCATACTTATCATCATCCTTGTAATCTTATTTATGACTGTTTTTCAAAAAGATCAACAAAAGCAAAACAAAGAAGAAATCATTACCCACTCGAAGTACGAAGGAGTCGATATTATCACAGACGTTGCATATGATGACACGTACAGATCAGCCACACACTATCCTATATTTAATATTGCTAAACTAGATGATGAAATTGCTGCATATGTACAGAAATCAGAGGAGAATTTTTTTACTGATTTAAAAGATAAAGACCCTAAATGGTTAGAAAAAAGGCCAGCATCATTTTCTTTATCATTTGATATTTATCCGATACAAGACAACTTGTATTCTATTGTATTTTACAAAGATACTTACTCAGGCGGAGCAAATATGCAACAGGATTCCAACGTCTATCTGGTAGATATGGAAAAAGGCCAATTTATTAAACAAAATGAGATCATTGACAATACAACAGAAAACAAAGATCAATTGTACGAGCAGCTCAAACAAGGCTTTATGCAATCTGAAGATTACCAAGACTTTTTCTTTGAAGAAGAATTACATAAATGGTTGTATGATGAGTCCAATACATTCTCCAACATGTACATCGAAGAAGATCACCTGGTCTTCATCTTTAATGAATATCAGGTTACGGCAGGTGCAGCAGGAAGACCTGTCATCCGCATTCCGTTAAATGATATAAAAGGTATCATTTCGAAAGAGTGGAAGGATAAACTCAAAATAGAAGAAGATGAATCAGAAGAACAAGAGAAACCAACAGAGCCAGAAGAAGGCGACAGTGAAGATAACGGGGATACAACAGAGTCAGAGATTCCGGATGATGCTAAAAAAGTAGCGATTACCTTTGACGATGGACCACACCCTGAAAACACGTTAAAAATCCTCAATATTCTCGAAGAATATGAGATGAAAGCCACATTTTTCATGCTCGGAAGTCGTGTGGATTTCTATCCCGATATTGCCAAAGAAGTAGCAAAAAGAGGTCACGAAATCGGTAATCACACCTGGCACCACAAAGACTTAACAACGTTAGGCACAACAGAAATTAAGGAAGAAGTGCAATCTACTGCAGATATGATCAAAAAGGCAACTGGCGAAGCTCCGACCGCATTCCGTCCGCCATACGGAGCAATTAATGACAATGTCCGAAGCGTAGTAGATCAAGAATCTACACTATGGACGATCGATACAGAAGACTGGAAGTCCCATGATCCAGACGCCATTCTGGAAGTGGTAAAGGATAATATCGAAGATGGTTCAATTATTCTCATGCACGATATCCATTCGACCACTGTAGAAGGATTTAAGAAGGTCGCTGCCTATTTAAAAAAAGAAGGCTATTATACCGTTACCGTTTCTCAGTTAAATGATTAA
- a CDS encoding ABC transporter permease: MKNRTGVLLGRLMRNIMRSPDTIITVAVTPIMMMLLFVYVFGGAIETGTANYVNYLLPGILLITIASGVAYTSLRLFNDVKSGLMTRFTTMPIKRSSILWAHVWTSLISNALTIAIVILVALLMGFRSNAGVFDWLSVIGILGLFTLALTWLAVIPGLTARSMEGATAYSYPLIFLPFISSAFVPTETMPAIVRAFAENQPVTSIVNSIRALLYDGVVDSSIWIALGWCLAIMVMAYFVTGKVFKRQLR; this comes from the coding sequence ATGAAAAATAGAACAGGGGTATTGCTGGGACGTTTAATGCGGAATATCATGAGAAGTCCGGATACAATTATCACGGTAGCAGTGACGCCGATCATGATGATGCTGTTGTTTGTCTATGTATTTGGTGGTGCAATCGAGACAGGAACGGCCAATTACGTCAATTATTTATTACCGGGCATCTTACTGATCACGATAGCATCAGGCGTCGCATACACCTCCTTGCGACTATTTAACGATGTAAAGAGCGGGCTGATGACGCGTTTCACTACGATGCCGATCAAACGTTCTTCCATATTGTGGGCACACGTGTGGACCTCACTTATATCCAATGCGCTCACTATCGCTATTGTTATCCTCGTTGCGTTACTAATGGGCTTCCGTTCGAATGCAGGTGTTTTCGATTGGCTCTCAGTAATAGGGATACTCGGATTGTTTACACTGGCACTGACGTGGCTTGCCGTCATTCCTGGATTGACGGCAAGATCGATGGAAGGCGCAACAGCATATTCGTATCCGTTGATTTTCCTGCCATTTATCAGTTCGGCATTTGTTCCGACCGAAACCATGCCTGCGATTGTACGTGCGTTCGCGGAGAATCAACCTGTGACATCTATAGTGAATTCGATTCGAGCCCTTTTGTATGATGGGGTTGTTGATAGCAGTATTTGGATTGCGCTTGGTTGGTGTTTGGCTATTATGGTTATGGCTTATTTTGTTACTGGAAAAGTGTTTAAACGGCAGTTACGATAG
- a CDS encoding ABC transporter substrate-binding protein, producing the protein MSKIKFLFLLITIFTLLAGCGQAQEGNASSVSGELNFYTSQPDADAEKLISAFNEHYPDVNVTVYRSGTEEVISKVQAEKQAGEVQADVLLVADSVTFESLKKQEMLLEYKSDEAEQIPESFVDPDGMYTGTKVMSTALVVNSEKVSEMPTSWTALTDADSSGQVVMPSPLYSGAAAYNLGVLTRNDEFGWKFYENVKANEPMITQGNGDVLKAVANGEKSYGMVVDFIVARAEADGSPVKLVYPDEGVPVITEPIGIMQKTDNQPAAKAFVDFVLSQEGQELAAEIGYTPIREGVSAPKGLKTIEEMSVLEADINELYQNRELDKEQFNQLFGE; encoded by the coding sequence ATGTCAAAAATTAAATTTTTATTTTTACTCATTACTATTTTCACTCTTTTAGCTGGATGTGGACAAGCTCAAGAAGGTAACGCAAGCAGTGTTTCCGGTGAACTAAACTTCTACACCTCCCAGCCCGACGCAGATGCGGAGAAATTGATTTCTGCTTTCAATGAGCACTACCCGGATGTGAATGTAACGGTATATCGCTCTGGTACAGAAGAAGTCATCAGCAAGGTCCAAGCCGAAAAACAAGCAGGCGAAGTCCAGGCAGATGTGTTATTAGTCGCAGATTCTGTCACATTTGAAAGTTTAAAGAAGCAAGAGATGTTACTGGAATACAAGTCTGATGAGGCCGAGCAAATTCCTGAATCATTTGTCGATCCTGACGGTATGTATACCGGAACAAAAGTAATGTCCACTGCTTTAGTAGTGAACAGTGAAAAAGTAAGCGAAATGCCGACATCATGGACGGCGTTGACAGACGCAGATTCATCAGGTCAAGTGGTCATGCCCAGCCCGCTTTATTCCGGGGCGGCTGCCTACAATTTGGGCGTCCTGACTCGTAATGATGAGTTTGGTTGGAAATTCTATGAGAATGTCAAAGCAAATGAACCAATGATCACGCAAGGGAATGGCGATGTGTTAAAAGCAGTCGCAAATGGTGAGAAATCCTATGGTATGGTCGTCGACTTCATTGTCGCTCGTGCAGAAGCAGACGGATCACCGGTCAAGCTTGTTTATCCTGATGAAGGCGTACCCGTGATCACGGAACCAATTGGTATTATGCAAAAAACAGACAATCAGCCTGCCGCCAAAGCATTTGTTGATTTTGTCTTATCACAGGAAGGACAAGAATTAGCAGCAGAAATTGGTTACACCCCAATCAGAGAAGGTGTTTCTGCACCAAAAGGTTTGAAAACCATCGAAGAAATGAGTGTACTGGAAGCAGACATCAACGAACTCTATCAAAACCGCGAGCTAGACAAAGAACAATTTAACCAATTATTTGGAGAATAA
- a CDS encoding RNA polymerase sigma factor, giving the protein MDEFKQLYIKYEKQIYRYLFYLSGNKYIAEELTQETFLRAFKSIYSFKGRSKLSTWLFQIAKYTFYNYLKKHKNVESAADISALENDPSNKETPEDIYLKKENAMTLLTAIKKLKQPQQEVVILRLYSELNFKEIGEIMDQSDKWARVNFYRAKNRLATMINGGDADE; this is encoded by the coding sequence TTGGATGAGTTTAAGCAGTTGTATATTAAATATGAAAAACAGATTTATAGATATTTATTCTACTTATCAGGCAACAAATACATAGCAGAAGAATTGACGCAGGAAACATTTCTCAGAGCTTTTAAATCTATTTACAGTTTTAAAGGTCGCAGCAAACTATCTACCTGGCTATTTCAAATTGCCAAATATACCTTTTATAACTATTTGAAAAAACATAAGAATGTGGAAAGTGCTGCTGACATCTCGGCATTAGAAAATGACCCTTCCAATAAGGAAACGCCAGAAGATATCTATTTAAAGAAAGAAAATGCGATGACTTTGTTAACCGCTATCAAGAAGTTGAAACAACCACAGCAAGAGGTTGTTATCCTGCGTCTGTACAGCGAATTGAACTTTAAAGAAATCGGGGAAATCATGGACCAGTCAGATAAATGGGCAAGGGTGAATTTTTACAGGGCAAAAAACAGACTCGCTACAATGATCAATGGAGGTGATGCAGATGAATAA
- a CDS encoding ABC transporter ATP-binding protein: MNNTTISVKRLRKSIKGKDVLKGVDFKMQRGEIFALLGSNGAGKTTTVNILSTLMKSDDGEVSISGFDVQLQPDSVRQIISLTGQFAALDGMLTGRENLQMIAKLRGVPHSAQVAEDLLARFGLMDAANTRADKYSGGMKRRLDIAMSLIGNPVVIFLDEPTTGLDPEARQKVWNTVKKLADGGTTILLTTQYLEEAEQLADRIAILHEGKIITTGSLAEIKEMFPPTKVEYIEKQPTLEEIFLAIVGKKGGDLNEK, translated from the coding sequence ATGAACAATACAACGATTTCTGTTAAGAGATTGCGAAAATCCATTAAAGGCAAGGACGTTTTAAAGGGGGTGGATTTTAAAATGCAACGTGGCGAAATTTTTGCCCTGCTTGGTTCAAATGGAGCGGGCAAGACGACGACGGTTAACATTCTCTCAACGCTAATGAAGTCAGATGATGGGGAAGTAAGTATTAGCGGCTTTGACGTACAACTTCAGCCTGATTCTGTACGCCAGATCATTAGTCTGACAGGACAGTTTGCCGCTTTAGACGGTATGCTGACAGGGAGGGAGAATCTGCAAATGATTGCTAAGTTAAGAGGAGTTCCCCATTCTGCCCAAGTCGCTGAGGATCTGCTTGCAAGATTTGGCTTGATGGATGCGGCCAACACCCGAGCAGATAAATACTCCGGCGGGATGAAGCGGCGGTTAGACATTGCAATGAGTTTGATTGGTAATCCTGTTGTTATTTTTCTTGATGAACCGACGACAGGGCTTGATCCCGAAGCACGACAGAAGGTCTGGAATACAGTTAAAAAGCTTGCAGACGGTGGGACGACGATTTTGCTGACCACCCAATATCTTGAAGAAGCCGAACAACTGGCAGACCGTATTGCCATCCTGCATGAAGGAAAAATTATCACGACCGGCAGCCTGGCAGAGATCAAGGAGATGTTCCCACCAACGAAAGTGGAATACATCGAGAAACAACCAACTTTAGAGGAAATATTTCTCGCGATCGTCGGCAAAAAAGGAGGAGATCTAAATGAAAAATAG
- a CDS encoding NADPH-dependent FMN reductase: MKVAAIVGSIRKDSYNLQLAKHVQNRYADQVEVEILDLSPLPMYNQDNELDAPQEVLDFKAKVKEADTVLWITPEYNSSIPGVLGNAIDWLSRVDQVMIGKPSIIMGTSMGALGSVKAQMHLRDILFAPGLDSPVLSANEVYVGAVHTKFDTEGNLTDESTIAFLDNVMANLQEWMKRYV, translated from the coding sequence ATGAAAGTAGCAGCTATTGTAGGAAGTATACGTAAAGATTCATATAATTTACAGCTAGCGAAGCACGTGCAAAATCGCTATGCAGATCAGGTCGAGGTAGAAATTCTAGATTTAAGTCCTCTTCCAATGTATAACCAGGATAACGAATTAGATGCACCACAAGAGGTGCTTGATTTCAAAGCAAAAGTAAAAGAAGCGGACACCGTACTTTGGATCACTCCCGAGTACAACTCTTCCATCCCAGGTGTACTAGGAAATGCGATTGATTGGTTGAGCCGTGTGGATCAAGTAATGATTGGAAAACCTTCTATTATTATGGGAACTTCTATGGGAGCATTAGGCTCCGTTAAAGCACAGATGCATTTACGAGATATTTTATTTGCGCCTGGATTAGATTCGCCAGTGCTTAGTGCCAATGAAGTATATGTAGGAGCTGTGCATACGAAATTTGACACAGAAGGCAACTTAACAGATGAATCTACGATCGCCTTCTTAGATAATGTGATGGCTAATTTACAAGAGTGGATGAAGCGATACGTATAA
- a CDS encoding ABC transporter ATP-binding protein — MTTIIEDLLKKFDQTTALQNINISIQDGEFIAILGPSGCGKTTLLRLLAGFDSPSDGSITIGDQQVSTKYVTLPPEKRNIGMVFQSFALWPHLNVRKHIEFPLLHHQYVPADIRANTAKRVDEVMKIIELTELANRMPNELSGGQKQRVALGRAIAPKPELLLMDEPLSNLDAELRMEMRKEIQELHHLTNATIVYVTHDQAEALAMADRIVVMNKGKIEQIGTPQEIYSRPTTAFVANFVGKANLIQGTWESDQFTPASYPAITWPDLGVSIPLKKQGIYPIRPEQLEIVKDQQGIEGEITSVQYQGKEIHYTVQADGMDWVVHSGMMEKFRLGERIVLQLKVAVKEEQKEVVYS, encoded by the coding sequence ATGACCACCATTATCGAAGATTTATTGAAAAAATTTGATCAGACCACCGCTTTACAGAACATCAATATCTCCATTCAGGACGGCGAATTCATCGCCATTCTCGGTCCATCAGGGTGTGGCAAAACAACCTTACTGCGCTTACTGGCAGGTTTCGACTCGCCATCAGATGGAAGTATTACGATTGGCGATCAGCAAGTAAGTACTAAGTATGTCACGCTCCCACCGGAAAAACGGAATATCGGGATGGTGTTTCAATCATTTGCGCTATGGCCACATCTGAATGTTCGAAAACATATCGAATTCCCTCTGCTTCATCATCAGTATGTACCGGCAGATATTCGCGCCAACACTGCTAAGCGAGTGGATGAGGTAATGAAAATTATTGAACTAACCGAGCTGGCGAACCGGATGCCTAATGAATTATCAGGCGGACAGAAACAGCGAGTGGCGTTGGGACGGGCGATTGCACCAAAACCAGAGCTTTTATTAATGGATGAACCGCTCAGCAATCTTGATGCAGAGCTGCGAATGGAGATGCGTAAAGAAATTCAAGAACTACACCATCTCACGAATGCCACAATCGTCTATGTCACCCATGATCAAGCAGAAGCGTTAGCAATGGCTGACCGGATTGTCGTCATGAATAAGGGAAAGATCGAACAAATTGGTACACCACAGGAGATATACAGCCGCCCAACAACAGCCTTTGTTGCTAATTTTGTTGGAAAAGCGAATTTAATTCAAGGAACGTGGGAGAGCGATCAATTCACACCTGCCTCCTATCCCGCTATTACATGGCCGGACTTAGGTGTTTCGATTCCATTGAAGAAACAGGGAATTTATCCAATTCGACCAGAGCAGCTTGAGATTGTGAAGGATCAGCAAGGGATTGAAGGCGAAATTACCAGTGTTCAATATCAAGGAAAAGAGATCCATTATACCGTTCAGGCTGATGGGATGGATTGGGTTGTGCATAGCGGGATGATGGAGAAATTTCGACTGGGAGAACGGATTGTGTTGCAGTTGAAGGTTGCCGTTAAAGAGGAGCAGAAGGAAGTTGTGTATTCGTAA
- a CDS encoding nucleotidyltransferase domain-containing protein: MFGLIEKDLRYINDALEKFEEIEYGIIFGSRAMGNYKKGSDIDIAIKGKNITSDTLFKLSDLLNEVYPLPYYFDLLHYESIANKKLIQHINKEGKVIYEG; encoded by the coding sequence ATGTTTGGATTAATTGAAAAAGATTTACGCTATATAAACGATGCGTTAGAAAAATTTGAGGAAATCGAATACGGTATTATCTTTGGAAGCAGAGCAATGGGAAATTATAAAAAAGGCTCAGATATTGATATTGCAATCAAAGGAAAAAATATTACTTCAGATACGCTGTTTAAATTATCTGATCTACTGAATGAAGTATATCCGTTGCCATATTACTTTGATCTTCTTCATTATGAATCGATCGCAAATAAGAAGCTGATACAACATATTAATAAAGAAGGAAAGGTCATTTATGAAGGATGA